atTAGTTAACTCGTGGCACTCTGGTTAGAGTTGCCACTTCAGTTGGAATCAAGCAcaggttcgaatcccactatTGCTAAagaaaatcatattaaaaaggaatattttatataaggcAAACAATGTATAGTTTCCAAAATaaaacgattaaaataaacttaataatcttccttttattgatttgtactgaattaaattttaagaattagtatgaatatcatattaaattttcttaattttatatcaattttttttatcagtgtatacaGCTATACAGTAgttgaaaatatgtttatacagATTTTAGCATGAATATGTGTGCAGACAGGAAACATGATAAATTAACATTAGCTTATCCAGGCCATTACATTTGGTGTCATGACAAATTCTTTGGAATCTCCCagcttacaactaaatttccatGGATGTTTGCTCGAGTAATTAACAGTTTACCAGCAGCCAAAGTGCCAAACATGGCGGCAACAAATGGCAATTAACACTCGACATATCAATGCACATGCAtacagatagaaagagagagagagagggagagaaactgtaagagagagatagacagaTTTAGGACACGCCAAATGTGCGTAACggaaatgcaattaataatttggcCCAGCAACGATATCAGAACTTTCAATGGCAATAAACAATTGTGTTTAATGACAAATTaccatttgttgttattataggCGACATATCGATATGCCGCAAATGTATggcgataacgataacgaggCAAAAGGGAAAGTGCTTCCGTTTTCGCTTCCGCTTCCGACTATACAGAATTGATAAGGCGAACGTCTCTGCCTGGAGCCAGGTGACATGATAATAAATCACTGTTTTACTCGCACAAGAATTTCGAATTTATCACTTGAGTTACTCGTAATATTATGCAATCTTAACAGCTGTAGTTTCTAATTATAAAATAGCATTAAGAGCAAATGATTAAATTAACACAAACGATCGTGTTATagttaattagttaatttttcCTTTACTTTCCTGTATAAACTGGCTAACAAATGTGTTAATAATAGTCAATTATCAAcctttttcacttaaaaaaaaattttaccccttacttaaaaaataagttaaagggtatattgtgttcggaCTCTATAAAGtatagatctcagagactataagagatagagataccaaatttggcacacagatttctataaaccCCTCGCAGAtcatgtttgttttaaatttttgacacgcctcCTTCCGCCCCCGCCAATCGCGAAAAGCCACCACACCtatagtttttaagataacacagtttttatggtaattaacgttatccattaatattatctattactccacttaaccgcagcaagatcggacaagttgaacgggagtaatagctaaccaaagttattaataaagttattatttcaatacaatcacctaaaagtatgcagtagtttttattggGCAgtcatttctttaaagtactattatatatattgaaatgaaactatagtaaactataaataaatgttaatatatcTTATTATTCGAATCTCATTCTAATGAATCCCCTCTTCACATTACAGGTACAACACTGAACAAGGAGCTATGGACCAGCAATTCTGTTTACGCTGGAACAATCATCCTACAAATCTGACCGGCGTGCTCACCTCACTGCTGCAGCGTGAGGCGCTCTGCGATGTCACTCTCGCCTGTGAGGGTGAAACAGTCAAGGTGAGATACAATTTGATTACATTTGTGACACCTTGAATacatgcaacatttttgtattgCAGGCACATCAAACAATACTGTCAGCCTGCAGTCCATATTTCGAGACGATTTTCCTACAGAATCAGCATCCACATCCCATCATCTATTTGAAAGATGTCAGATACTCAGAGATGCGCTCCCTGCTCGACTTCATGTACAAGGGCGAGGTCAATGTGGGTCAGAGTTCGCTGCCCATGTTTCTTAAAACCGCCGAAAGTCTGCAGGTATGTCCATAAATACACTTAGCAAAATATGTCAACCTAAGATTTCAAGTttgctgtgtactaaaagTGTTAAATTAACTATGAATtgatcttaaattttaaatttattcggCAGCTACCCGAAATAGTAGTTCCATTTAAACCAAACTTAATCAGAATATATTACAccatggcaaaaataaaatctgttaGTCTCGTTAAGATAGCTCcagaaacaaaatttatttattttatttatgcacgactaaaagcagtcggcaaacaaaaaattaccaagtataaaaattaagttaaagattaaaaatacaaatacaattaaaaataaattatgaactgtaacgaaaaaaaaaaaatcatagttagatctggggtaagcaaaaattataaatgatccaacatttgttgctaggattggggaaaacccagaaaaacccaatcagatcaacaacaaaaagttatGCATACCTGActagtttacaattttttgtaccataaatatgttttttttttcaaaattgaaaggaACTTTAAAATGAGAATGTTTtgactagtgatgtaaaaatatatcgaaatatcgacaactcgatttttgGGAAAGCGATTATCAagtacttcaactcgatgattttttggatgatctatcgagttgattaaatcgatttccatgaaaaattGACAACTTACATCATGGTTTATTCgcagaattaagtttagtGGTCCATTTTTTTATGAGCGTAAATAGACACAAAATTGTCAAAGTTTGAATTAGGcatgaaaacgatgcaagaaaactaagatttcttaaaaaaggaattttttttgtgatttcaattacgttttcaaaacaataaaattttttttggaaaaaactcgatatttaAAACTTGATCTACttttttccgatatatcgacaaatcgatgcttatttttggcgattttctattttgatataaaactcgatctatagtttggatttacatcactagttttGACctagaaacaagtacatttcggaatttatttaagattctTGTGTACTCAAAATATGTAGAATGTTTTGATCTTTTACAGACTTGAATaaaacccaaaacgtacttaagGTATGCCagtaaaatctaattttaaagcGAACTTGTAATGAGATCTTTGCAATCAGTTTTGGAAATTTGGACAGCTTTAAGATTGTACTTTGTACTTAAATATCCTCTGTTTAAGTACAGATATCTTGATCTTTTTTCTgagtatatatagatatagaacACTAAATAGCAgttattaatgcaattttctatCGGCAGGTGCGCGGTctcacagacaacaacaatctgAACTATCGTTCCGATTGCGATAAGATGCGTGACTCGGCCGCCAGTTCGCCAACTGGACGCGGTCCCAGCAGCTATGGAGGAGGTCTGGGCGCCGATGTGCGCGATTCCCGGGACTCTCTGCGCTCCCGCTGCGAACGCGACCTGCGCGACGATttgcagcgcagcagcagcagcagtctcAGTTTGAGCGAACGCAGCTCTGCCGCCGCGGCCGCTGCTGCAGCGGcggctgctgtcgctgccgctggcGGCAATGTGAACGCCGCTGTCGCTGCGCTGGGTCTGACAACCAGCGCCGGCGAACGATCTCCCAGCGTGGGCAGCGCCAGTGCTGCGGCGGCTGCAATGGCTGCCGCTGTGGCGGCCGCTGCCAACAGGAGCGCCAGCGCCGATGCGCTGAATAGTCGCGGCGACGCGTGCAGCGACCGAGGCAGCGATAGGGGCACGTTGGAGCGGGCTGATAGTCGGGATGAGTTGCTGCAGCTGGACTACAGCACTaaggataataataatagtaacagcagcaacaacaacaataataataacaacaacagcagcagtagtagcaacaataataataacaacaacaacaacaacaatagcagcaacaacaacaacaataacaaccgaGAGCGCAACGATAGCAGAGACAGAGATCGGGATAGAGAGCTCTCCACGACGCCGGTAGATCAGCTGTGTAGTAGTAAGCGCAGACGTAAGAACTCATCATCCAACTGTGATAATTCGTTGTCCTCGAGCCATCATGCGAATGCGGCCCACATACAGGACACGCACTACGCGCAGGACTCTCAGGTCAGtagacagatacagatacagatacaaaataTAACTAATAAGATGATATAGTAACCAAGGTTGTACTGAATAGATAAGATAAGATAGATAactcaaagaacaaaaaaaagtgtatcATACTAAAGATTATATTTtaaccgatcgttcctatgacgaacttcaaactgtcataacttcaaGAAAACTGACcagattttcaatcggaatgccattttgattatggtttggcctttttattgattctgtattcaaattttgttcatttagaaaattttattatttttcgactttcGAAGCCATTGTTTTAtgttgatgctaagggtcccccctttgaaattttgaaaattcaaaattttaaatctcaagtttttacttttaatcaactccttatatcgtaattagtataaaacgacaccttaaacttgattctgaggcctttcattttcttgtaaaaaatcatgtcaaaattaagaaaaattttgacttgtaaagctgCTAgttcagaggcttgagcaacttcgaactgtcataactttggcaaaactttagcgattttcaagcggaatgacattttgatcatggtttggcatcttaattttttctgcattcaaaatttattaaattcgtataaaaaattgtatttctctgaatctagatatttactttgatgtcataattattataaaacgaaatgtttgaaaattgatttggtgtacCGTTTACTGGAactgataccgaaaccgaaagaagaaaactgaaatagaaccttttaccgaaatagttgtttcggaacgtaccggaaccgaaatcGTAACTTTGattggtttcggtttgatttttgatattaGCCATCGGAGATGATCACTCAAGTTTTTATAGACATTTTGTTGATTATTAGAATAACCTACATTTTAGGTAGATAAATGTGAATTTAAAGACGGCGACCACGACGTCCGCCCTTCCTGCGTGTGGAATCGGATGGAATGGGTGTAACATCCTCAATTCGACCAATTTTAATAGATGAGCGAGCCAGAGCACGTAGAGCAGATTGGGCACCGGGTCCGGGAGTCTTGGTCTTGTTGCCGCCCGTAGCACGCAGCTTGATGTGCAAAGCAGTAATGCCGAGCATCTTGCACTTCTCAGCCACATCCTGGGCAGCCAGCATGGCGGCATAGGGGGAGGCCTCATCGCGATCAGCCTTGACCTTCATGCCGCCGGTGACACGTGCAATTGTCTCGCGTCCCGACAGATCGGTAATGTGCACAAAAGTGTCGTTGAAACTGGCATAGATGTGGGCAACTCCAAAAACAATCTCGCCATCACGCACCTGTGGACCAAGTGAGACTTGGACTTCTTCCTTTAGACCTTTTTCCTTTCTGGTAGCCATTGTGTAGCATATTATCAGCAACAGTTGCGGGAACTGCAAATTGAAAGAAGGAAGatggtttttaaatatttttctcaaaattaCAATAGATGAAATTtcttttcgcttttatttcACAAAAGTTAAGGGTTTTATCAACtgtttaagaaatattttgacgtcaaatgcaaagaaacgtatttcaaatttaaaaaaatagctctttgataaaatttatttcgacTTTGAGAAAAAAAGCGTTCctaaaattgcttaaaataattgtgttGTATATCAGGGCTAAAGATATAGATGCAGCGTATTTGCCATGttgattataatattgtaGGGTATACCAAAGCGTCTGTCATGCTGCCAATAACTGTTGTTTATCAGCAAAAACTTGTTGACAGCAGTAACATCAGCATTTATGTTTGACACTTACGATAGGACTTTAGTTTCGCTCACATGAcatgcccaaaaaaaaaaaaaaaaaaaaaaaaaaaattcgagcTCAGAAGAGTATGCGGCAAGGTTCGGGTCTATCTGTGATCATAGATcataattgtgtgtgtgtgtaagtgtgtgttaTCGCTGTCGTTGGCACGCGCCGCTCTCGTTGTAGCAATTGGGGTCGCaaattt
The genomic region above belongs to Drosophila innubila isolate TH190305 chromosome 3R unlocalized genomic scaffold, UK_Dinn_1.0 2_E_3R, whole genome shotgun sequence and contains:
- the LOC117792829 gene encoding sex determination protein fruitless isoform X2, coding for MDQQFCLRWNNHPTNLTGVLTSLLQREALCDVTLACEGETVKAHQTILSACSPYFETIFLQNQHPHPIIYLKDVRYSEMRSLLDFMYKGEVNVGQSSLPMFLKTAESLQVRGLTDNNNLNYRSDCDKMRDSAASSPTGRGPSSYGGGLGADVRDSRDSLRSRCERDLRDDLQRSSSSSLSLSERSSAAAAAAAAAAAVAAAGGNVNAAVAALGLTTSAGERSPSVGSASAAAAAMAAAVAAAANRSASADALNSRGDACSDRGSDRGTLERADSRDELLQLDYSTKDNNNSNSSNNNNNNNNNSSSSSNNNNNNNNNNNSSNNNNNNNRERNDSRDRDRDRELSTTPVDQLCSSKRRRKNSSSNCDNSLSSSHHANAAHIQDTHYAQDSQASAHSNFKSSPVPKTGGSTSESEDAGGGRRDSPLSMTVGHLGGGNVGAASALSGLSQSLSIKQELMDAQQQQQQHREHHVALPPEYLPPKPCSPKDTDAFSGNNKTSSGSATMHQMLLQQAVEAQLKSLHYQYQQETLDSTVQRLLQQQQQQQQQQQQQQQQQQQQQQQRCFEPKQLLGPPPAANSGSGSSGSRKSGRFRANWLYQFDWLQYDELANTMYCKHCRKWSPELADIRTSFVEGNSNFRLEIVNHHNKCKSHRLCYERELQEQGNLATLASSSRSNSTTVTATTTTSTSTSKRQTPPDIITINVGEDST
- the LOC117792830 gene encoding 40S ribosomal protein S14a-like, with protein sequence MATRKEKGLKEEVQVSLGPQVRDGEIVFGVAHIYASFNDTFVHITDLSGRETIARVTGGMKVKADRDEASPYAAMLAAQDVAEKCKMLGITALHIKLRATGGNKTKTPGPGAQSALRALARSSIKIGRIEDVTPIPSDSTRRKGGRRGRRL
- the LOC117792829 gene encoding sex determination protein fruitless isoform X4 encodes the protein MDQQFCLRWNNHPTNLTGVLTSLLQREALCDVTLACEGETVKAHQTILSACSPYFETIFLQNQHPHPIIYLKDVRYSEMRSLLDFMYKGEVNVGQSSLPMFLKTAESLQVRGLTDNNNLNYRSDCDKMRDSAASSPTGRGPSSYGGGLGADVRDSRDSLRSRCERDLRDDLQRSSSSSLSLSERSSAAAAAAAAAAAVAAAGGNVNAAVAALGLTTSAGERSPSVGSASAAAAAMAAAVAAAANRSASADALNSRGDACSDRGSDRGTLERADSRDELLQLDYSTKDNNNSNSSNNNNNNNNNSSSSSNNNNNNNNNNNSSNNNNNNNRERNDSRDRDRDRELSTTPVDQLCSSKRRRKNSSSNCDNSLSSSHHANAAHIQDTHYAQDSQASAHSNFKSSPVPKTGGSTSESEDAGGGRRDSPLSMTVGHLGGGNVGAASALSGLSQSLSIKQELMDAQQQQQQHREHHVALPPEYLPSAATLKMHAEDMSTLLTQHALQAADAREEHNDAKQLPLDQTDNIDGASIRHHLSTPLSTSSSASPPPPPFGMQLSTILKNEYHPLHYIRATGNGHGHGNSGTGGTPPASLHGYNQAQASALGGSSTPTTGSGHNSHHTMSYHNMFTPSRDPGTMWRCRSCGKEVTNRWHHFHSHTAQRSMCPYCPATYSRIDTLRSHLRVKHPDRLLKLNSSI
- the LOC117792829 gene encoding sex determination protein fruitless isoform X3, which produces MDQQFCLRWNNHPTNLTGVLTSLLQREALCDVTLACEGETVKAHQTILSACSPYFETIFLQNQHPHPIIYLKDVRYSEMRSLLDFMYKGEVNVGQSSLPMFLKTAESLQVRGLTDNNNLNYRSDCDKMRDSAASSPTGRGPSSYGGGLGADVRDSRDSLRSRCERDLRDDLQRSSSSSLSLSERSSAAAAAAAAAAAVAAAGGNVNAAVAALGLTTSAGERSPSVGSASAAAAAMAAAVAAAANRSASADALNSRGDACSDRGSDRGTLERADSRDELLQLDYSTKDNNNSNSSNNNNNNNNNSSSSSNNNNNNNNNNNSSNNNNNNNRERNDSRDRDRDRELSTTPVDQLCSSKRRRKNSSSNCDNSLSSSHHANAAHIQDTHYAQDSQASAHSNFKSSPVPKTGGSTSESEDAGGGRRDSPLSMTVGHLGGGNVGAASALSGLSQSLSIKQELMDAQQQQQQHREHHVALPPEYLPSAATLKMHAEDMSTLLTQHALQAADAREEHNDAKQLPLDQTDNIDGSKAWHMRLTFERLSGGCNLHRCKLCGKVVTHIRNHYHVHFPGRFECPLCRATYTRSDNLRTHCKFKHPMYNPDTRKFDNLMSASATTVGAVTPTATQLAAASQAAMAAAAAAAFTAAQQQQQHQQQQQQQQQQQQQQQSQQQQLQQHAQALAQQHMLHQQLQPQHHQQQQHNATSE